Proteins found in one Actinomycetes bacterium genomic segment:
- a CDS encoding DUF6069 family protein has translation MTTLADLILATRRRTRATAVGAAVLAAAAIWLAAVPLLGVDLQVAQPSGKPPAQITLPLVLATALAASLAGWGLLALLERLTRRARAIWTATAVVALVASFVPLLAPGTPTTSRVVLALMHLTVAAILIPSLTRSAPADPAA, from the coding sequence ATGACCACCCTCGCCGACCTCATCCTCGCCACCCGCCGCCGCACCCGCGCGACCGCGGTGGGTGCCGCGGTCCTGGCCGCCGCCGCCATCTGGCTGGCCGCCGTGCCGCTGTTGGGGGTCGACCTGCAGGTCGCCCAGCCCAGCGGGAAGCCGCCAGCCCAGATCACCCTGCCCCTGGTGCTGGCCACGGCGCTGGCCGCGTCCCTGGCCGGCTGGGGGCTGCTCGCCCTGCTGGAACGGCTGACCCGCCGGGCCCGGGCCATCTGGACCGCCACCGCGGTGGTCGCGCTGGTCGCCTCCTTTGTGCCCCTGCTCGCCCCCGGGACCCCCACCACCTCGAGGGTCGTCCTGGCCCTGATGCACCTCACCGTCGCCGCGATCCTCATCCCTTCCCTGACCCGCAGCGCACCAGCCGATCCGGCGGCCTGA